The genomic window AGCTGCATAGCGTCGCGATGTGGGAGGCCGCATGATCGCGCCGACCCACGATCCACGCGTGCCGCAACCCGCACCGGCGCCTACGCCGTTGCTGGTCGCGAGCGGCAAGGGCGGCGTCGGCACGTCGGTGGTGGCGGCGCTCCATGCGCTCGCCGCTGCCGAACGCGGCGATCGCGTGCTGCTCATCGACGCGAACGAAGGCGGCGGCTCGCTGCATCATCTCTTCGGCGCGCGTCCGACGCACAGCCTCTGGATGCTCTGCGATCCGCGCGCGGTACCCGAGGATCTGCCGATCGCGATCGATCACAATCTCACGCTCGTCGCGGGCGGCACGAGCGGCGCCGCGGTGGCGCCGGCGACGGATGCCGAACGCCGCGATGCGCTCAAGCGTCTCGCCGAACTGTACGCGCAGTACGACGTGGTCGTGATCGACGGCGGCTCGCGGCTCGATACGATTTCCGCCATCAGTGAAGTGTCAAACGCGTCGCTGTTGCTGGTGACATCGGCCGACCGGCTGGCGCTCGCGGCGAATTACGCCCTTGTGAAATCGGTCACCGCCAAGCGCAACGACGCGCCGATAGCGTTGATCGCCAATCGCCACGGCGAAGGACTCGCGCAGGAAGCGTGCGATTTCCTCGTCGGCGCGTGCTCGCACTTTCTCGCTCGTTCGATCGACGTCGTGAGCGGTATTCCCGACGACCCGTGTCTGCAGGCGGCCATCGGCGCCGGCATGACGATTCGTGATGCACTGGACGGCTCGCCCGCCGCGGATGCGGTGCGCGTGACCGTGCAACGACTGCTTCCTTCGCAGCGCGCGGCGTCTCAGACGCTGGCGATGTCTGCTGCCTCGACTGTTGCTCCCCCTCCCCCTCCCCCTCTCCCTCTCCCCACCCCCCTCTCCCGACGCTGGAGCTGATATGGATCCCCGAGCTACCTGGAAGGCCTTCGCCGGTGGCGACCTGGCTGCCCGAGACGCGCTCCTCACCGAAAATCTGAGCCTCGTGCATCACGTTGCACGCCAGCTCGAGCGCAAACTGAGCAACGAGCTCGATCACGACGAACTGGTGAGCGCCGGAACGCTCGGCCTGATGTCGGCGATGAGCTCGTTCGACCCCGATCGCGGACTTGCGTTCAGCACCTTCGCGGTGCCGCGCATTCGCGGCGCGATTCTCGACGAACTGCGCCGGCAGGATCACGTGCCGCGTTCGGTGCGGCGCAAGACGCGCGACATTCAAGCGGCGCGGTCCTCGCTCGCCGCGAAGTTGTGCCGTCTTCCCGATGACAACGAAGTCGCGGAGGCGCTGGGCGTCGACGTGCAGACGTTGTGGAAGTGGGAATCCGACGTCGAGGGCGCCATTCGCGTACCGATCGACCGTCAGACGAACGATCGCGGCGAGTCGCATTCGTCGCCGCTCGACCTGCTGCACACGGATCCGAGCGATGCGGTGGACGAGCAGCTTGGCCGCGAGCAGGAAGTGGCGATGCTGCGCGACGCGATCATGAAGCTCAAGGAGCAGGAGCGGACCGTGCTCGCGCTCTACTATTTCGAGGAGTTGAAGCTGCACGAGATCGCGGAGATTCTCGGGTTGACCGAGTCGCGCGTGTCGCAGATCCGCTCGAAGGCGTTGAGCCGGTTGCGGGAGACAATCGGGGTCGCGTTGGCGTCCTGAGGGGGTACCGCGGAGGGGCACCTTGGTCCGCTTCGGCCCGTCTGGGTCGGGGCGGACCTTTTTTGCCACGGACCGCGGCGGACAACGTCGGATAGGCGCGGAGACGGCGTGAACTGCCGTTGAACGCAGTTCCGCCGTCTCCGCGCCGGTCTGCGTACGTCCGCCGTGGTCCGTGGCTGCTCGGCAAGAACCGCCGCCCCGGCAAGAATTGCCTGCCCGGGGCGAGTGTTAGAATGGTGCCAGAATGCTGGCTAAGTTGTTGTGTGACATACAGTTAAATGTCTGCGCACGGCATGGCCCCCGCCTTGCTTTTCCCCATGGCGCGTGCGGCACGATTCGCACGCTGAAAGCCCGCAGGTCCCTCCCTTGGTAGTTCCTTCCTCCGAAGTCCCCCGCCCAGCCGCTCTCCCTGACATGCCTCCTCTAAATGGAATGGAAAGCGCCGCGAGCGCGCTTCGCTACTGGGAGCGCAAGCAGGACGTCGTGGCGAACAACCTGGCCAACGTCTCGACCACCGGATTCAAGTCGCAGCGTGTCTTCGCGCAGCTCATGAACGGTGTCGATCCGGTCGCCAACGCCACGTCCGATCTGTCGACGGGGATGCTTCAGCAAACCAGTAATACGATGGACGTCGCGATCGACGGCAGCGGGTTCTTCGTCGTCAGCACGCCCAACGGCGAGCGCTACACCCGCGGCGGAAGCTTCCGTCTCGACGACAAGCATCAACTCGTCGACAACGACGGCCGTCCGCTGCTCGGTGAAAAGGGCATGCCGCTCAAACTGCTCGACGGTCCGGTCACGATCTCGCGTACCGGCGAAGTCACGCAGAATGGGCAGATCGTCGATCGCCTGCGCATGGAGGACGCGCCGAAAGGCACGCAGCTTCAGCGCGAAGGCGAATCGTTGTGGGTTCCGCCGGCCACGAAGGCGCCGATGAAGCCCGAAGCTCGCAATGTCAAACAAGGCTATCTCGAACAGAGCAACGTCAACTCGATGACGGCGCTCGTGGACATGGTTGCGGTGCAGCGCGCCTATGCCTCGGTGCAGAAAGCCGTCACGCAGATGGACTCGGCCGACGAGACGCTCACGACGCAAATCGCCCGGCCACTGTAAGTCGACCCACTCCCATCGCCCCACGCCCACCGCCCATCGCTCATGAATCCCGCCCTCAACACCGCCGCCACCGGCATGGCCGCGCAGCAGACGCGCACCGAAGTCATCGCGAATAATCTCGCGAACGTGAACACCACGGGCTTCAAGCGCAGTCGCGCGCAGTTCGAGGACCTGCTCTATCAAACGATGCAGGGTCCCCAGGTGCTCGGCAGCTCCGAGTCGAACACCAGCCCGTCGATTCAGGTCGGACGCGGGACGCGCTTGACCGGCGTGACGCGCCTGGACAGCCAGGGTGCGCTGGAGCAGACGGGTCGCTCGCTCGACGTGGCGATCGACGGCGCGGGATTTTTCCCCGTCCAGCTGCCGAGTGGCGCGACCGCGTACACGCGCGACGGAAGTTTTCAGATCTCTGATCAAGGCGTGCTCGTCACGTCCGACGGCTATCAGGTCGGCTCCGGCATCAAGATCCCGAGCGACGTCACCGACGTCACGATCTCGGCGACGGGCGTGGTGAGCGGATCCAAGGGCACGGGTACCGATTCGACGGAGCTTGGTCGCATCGAGCTCGCGCGCTTCGCGAATCCGACCGGGCTCGAGGCGATGGGTCAGAACCTCTACTCCGCGACGCCGGCGTCGGGCGAAGCCACCGTCGGGTATCCGCAGGATGACGGCATGGGCCGGCTCGTTCAGGGCCAGCTCGAGGGCAGTAACGTCGAAATCGTGCAGGAGATGGTCGACATGATCTCGGCGCAGCGCGCTTATGAGCTCAACTCGAAGGCGGTCAAGGCCGCCGATGAAATGTCACAAACAGCGACGGAGATGGTGCGGTAATGGTTCGGCGCATGTTTCATCCGGTCGTGCTGGTCGCGCTCGCGACGCTGGCGTTGCTCTGGGCGCGTCTCGCGGAAGCGCAGGTCCCGCCGACGCAGCGCGTTCCCGTCGCGACGCACGCACTGGCGCGCGGTGCCGTGCTCGGCGCCGGCGACTTCGAGATGCGGGATACGACCGTGCGCTTCGGCGTCGATACGAACCACATCGTTGTTGGCTGGGTCACGCGCCGCTCGATCGCCGCGGGCGAAGTGCTGCGCGTCCCGGCCGTCGAAGCGCCGACGGTGATCAACGCCAATTCGCCGGTGGAGTGCGAGTGGGTCGACGGCAACGTCAAGTTGACCGTGCAAGGCATTGCCGCGCGCAATGCGGCGATGGGCGAGCGCGTGCCGGTGCGCACGGAGTCGGGTAAACGCATCGAAGGAACGGTCGTGGCGCCAGGCCGTGTACGTATCGACTAATGAACTCTCTCAGCGGAATTCCGAGCGCAGGCGCGAAGCGCCGCAGCGAGGAACCATCACACGCGAACATGAAGTATCTGATTGCTCTCCTCTTCATAGTTTTGGGCGCGCCGGTATTGATGGCGCAGTCGAAAGACCAGCCCGCGGCGACGACGCGACACATCGCGTCGTGGACCGCGGACAAGCGCGAGTATCGCGTCGGCGACGTGATCACGGTGCTGTTGTCGGAAGCGACCATCGCCAGCGCCACAAAGTCGCAGAGCGGAAGCGATCAGCAAACGCGAAAGAATGATCTGGGCCTGGCGCCGCCGAAGATCGGCACGACGGCGTTGCCGTCGATCGACGCCGCGATGAACATGGACAAGAACGCATCGTCCAAGCAGGACGGCGGCGCGAGCCGAGCCGTGAACTTCAAAGGCGACATCTCGGTGCGCGTCATCGCCGTGGACAAGAGCGGGCAGATCCAGGTGAAGGGCGCGAAGATGGTGGACGTCGACAAGAACAAGCAGTCGCTCAACTTCACGGGCTGGATTCGGCCCGAGGACGTTTCGCCGGACAATGTCGTGAGCAGTCAGCGCGTCGCCGATGCAACGCTCACCTATCAGCTGTCGGGTGACATCGGCAAGACGCGTGGTGGGTTGGTCGGACGCATCCTCAACGTGTTCTGGCCGTGAGAATGCGTATCTATACCCGCGGAATTCCGAGCGAAGGTGCGAAGCGCCGCAGCGAGGAACAATCTCGCGAGAAGAACCGCGGAATTCCGAGCGAAGGTGCGAAGCGCCGCAGCGAGGAACAATCTGTACTGAGTTGTATCGGGAGAGCATGGCGCGTCAGGGTGACCGTAGGATTCCTCGGCGCCATGCTCCTCGTTCCCGCGCTTCGTCTCGGCGCCCAGGACATGATCCGCGTTCGCGATCTCACGATCGAGGACAAGGCCATTCCGGTGCGCTTGATGGGCTACGGTCTCGTCATCGGCCTGGATGGAACGGGCGATCGCGCGAGCGGGGGCAAGCAGGGTGGTATGACCGTGAACTCGATCGTCAACCTTCTTCGCCGCTTTGGAGTTACGCTCCCCGTCGAAGCGCTGAAGACGAAGAACGTCGCCGCCGTCTTGGTTACCGCCGAGGTGTCGCCGTATCTTCGTCCCGGCGGACGATTCGAGATTCACGTGTCCTCGCTCGGCGACGCGCGCTCGTTGCGCGGCGGCGTGTTGTGGATGACGCCACTCCTCTCCGACGTCGGCGCCGATCCGGTCGCGACCGCGCAGGGTGCGATGCTCATGGCCGATATCGGCACCAAGGGCTCGAGCGCCATCGAAAACTCCGGACGCATTCCCGAGGGCGGCTTGCTCGAGGTCGAGATGCCGCGCCCGCAATTCACGCAGAGCTCGAGCCTCCTGCTCCGCGATCCCGACGTCACCATGGCGACGCGCATCGCGACGGCGATCAACAAGGAGATGGGCGACGGCACCGCGACGGTCGACGATCCGGGCTCGATCTCGCTCAAATTCAAAGACTCTAAAGACGATCACGCCACGCTGCTCGCCCGGGTTCAGGACATGCGGGTGCAGGGCCGGCGCACGTCGATGTTGATCATCGACAGCCGCGACGGCACCATCATCGCCGGCGGCGAGCTCACCGTCGGTGAAGCCACCGTGAGTCACGGCGGCGTCACCATCACGATCGGCCAGAACGATACGACGGCGGCACCGCCCGGCAATCTTCGCATGGCCGCCGGTACGCCGGTGACACGCGTTGCCGCCGCGCTGCATGCCGTCGCTGCTCCGCCGTCCGAGATCGCGGCGATCTTCGAATCGCTGCGCGCCATCGGCGCCATCGCCGCCGAGGTCGTCGTTCGATGACCATCGTCTCGCCCTCGATCGCCGCGGCGGCCAAGTCACCGGCCAGCGACGAGATGCGCTTGCGCAAGACGGCGCTGCAGCTCGAAGGTCTCTTCGTGCAGCGCCTCTTCGCCGCCATGCGCGACACGGTGCCCGAGGGCGGCATGATTCAGAAGAACGCGGGTGAAGAAACGTTCACCTCGCTGCTCGACGAAAAAATGGCGGAACAGGTTCCGTCGCAGTGGGACGGCGAGCATTCGCTGGCTCACGCGCTCTACAATCAGCTGCGCGCGCGGTTGGGTTCGGCCGAGGCCGCGTCGGACAGCGACGTCCAGGCCGCATCCTCCGCGCTTCACGCGTCCCCCGCTTCCGCTTCCGTCCCCGACCGCAAGATCGCCTCTCCGTGATGACGCCCGAGACGACCACCGAAGAATCGAATCTCCCCGTCCAGCGCACCGTTCTGTCGCCGGTCGATTCGTTGACCGACGCGCTGCAGACGGAGCGCCGTCTGCTCGACGAGCTGATCGCCGTCATGCGGCGCCAGCGGGACGCCGTGGGCGCCGACGACCTGCAATCCGTCGACGACAGCGTGTTCGCGACGCATCGCGTGCTGGTCACGCTGAGCGAAGCGCGCCGCCGCCGCCGCAATCTCAACACACTCATCGGCCAGCGCGAGGATCTCGGCATTCATTCGCTCGACGAAGTGCTGGGCCCGCGGATGACGGCCGCGCTTCGCGCCGCGCGCGACGATCTGCACAACGCGGCGCGCTCGCTCTCGCGCGAAGTCGCGATCAACCGGCGCATTCTGCGGCAGGCGCTCGCCTGCGGCGACGAGTATGCGCGCACGCTCGCCGGCGTCGCCGGCCCGGCCGGCTCACCGACGTACTCGGTTCAGCCGCCGGCCGCCCCACCGCGCGCGCAGCAGACGACGACGCTGCTCGACCGGAGGATCTGATGAGCATCGGCAGCATTCTCAACATGGCGCGCACGGGCATGAATGCCCAGCAGACCGCCATTCAAATCGCGTCGCAGAACATCAGCAACGCCGATTCGACGGGCTATTCTCGGCAGCGGGTCGAGATGGCTACTTCGCTGCCGACCATCTTTCCGTACGGCACGATCGGCACGGGCGTCTACATCAAGACCGTGTCGCGCGCGCGCGATTCGCTGCTCGACATCACGTACCGCAGCGACGCTTCGGCACAGTCCCAGGCGGAGACGACGAGCACCGGTCTGGACGGCATTCAGAGTATTCTCAATGAGCCGTCCGACAACGGCTTGAGCTCCGCGCTCGACTCGTTCTATTCCTCGTGGAACGACCTCGCGACCGACCCGACCAACGGATCCGCCAAGGAGGTCGTGCGGCAGAACGGCATCAACGTCGCGACGACGATGAACAACATGGCCGCGCGGCTCGACACGCTGGCCAGCCAGACGCGCGACGGCATGACAACGGACGTGGCACAGGTGAACTCGCTGAGCCAGCAGATCGCGAACTACAACAACGAGATCGTCGCGGCCGAATCAAACGGCAACGCGGCGAACGATCTTCGCGACGCGCGCGACAACCTCGTGGATCAGATGTCGACGCTCGTCGGCGGACAGGTCGTCGAGCACGCCAGTGGATCGGTCGCGATCTACGTCAACGGCCGCTCGCTCGTCGATGGACCGACCGTGAACCAGTTGCAGGTCGGCACGGGCACGGTGCCGACGATCACGTTCGCGAATGCGCCGACGCTTCCGATGACCGGATTGGGCGGTTCGCTGGGCGCCCGCGTCGATCTCGTCACGAACCGCATTCCGGCCACGATGAATCAACTGGACTCGATGGCGAAGGGTCTGGTGCAAACGGTCAACAGCATTCACTCGTCGGGTCAGGTCTTTACCGGAAATCCGCCGGTCGGCGCCCCCGCGGGCAACTTCTTCGAGATGGCTGCCGTTCCGCCGGCCGGCGGCGATCCGGCGCTCACGGCGCGCGGCATCAGCATCGCGTCGACGCTCACCGACGGCTCCCTCGTCGCGGCGTCGGGCGGGACCGCCACCGGACCCGGCAACAACGACGTCGCCGCGCAGATCTCGGCGCTTCGCGATACGCCGGTGTCGTTCACGGACGCGAACGGCAACCCACTGGGCAGCGTGTCCGTGCAGACGTTCTTCCAGCAGATCGTCGGCGACGTCGCGACCTCGGCCAAGCAGGCGCAGGACGACTCGACGGTGCAGCAGACCCTCGCCTCGAACGCCCAAGCGCAGCGCCAGAGCGTGAGCGGCGTGGTGACTGACGAAGAGCTGATCAGCGTCATCCAGCATCAGCACGCCTACCAGGCCGCGGCGCGGCTGGTCAGCGTGGTCGACGACATGACCCAAACGCTGGTCGATCTCGGTCGTTAGTTTTCGGAATGCTGATTCTCGGCCGAAAAGTCGGCGACGTGATTCTGATCGGCGACGGCATTCGTGTCGTCGTTTTGGCGTGCGATCGCGGCGGTGTTCGGCTCGGCATCGAAGCGCCGAACGACGTGACGATCTTGCGTGGCGAGATCGTGAACGACGTGGCGACGGAGAATCAGCGCGCCGGTAAGACGGCGGCCAGCGGCGGTCAGGACTGGCTGCAGGTCATTGGCGGTCCGCCGCCCGACGCGCCTTCAGCGTCGGAAGACGAAGCTCCGCGACGCCGGGCCGGCGAGTAACGGTCCCACCGAACGTCGCCGCGAGCAATTCCGCGTAGCGCGTTCCGGAAGACGCCGGAATTTCGGCCACGAGCGGTGCCCCGACGCGGAACTCCACGCGCACCCACTGTTCGTCGGACTCGGTGACCGCGCGCACAACCGCCTTCAAGTCGCGGGCAAGACGCTTGGCGTCCACCAGCAACATGGTCAGCACGCGAACGAGCGCCCAGCGCGGCACGCGGACGGGTTCGACATACCGCGTCGGGACGATGGTGATTTGCGAGTCGCGGATGTCGTGCAGAAATCGATGCACGGCGAACACGTCGGCGAGCACGTCGTCGAGGATCACCGGCTCTTCGCCCGCGGAAACGTCGCGCGGGAGCAGCCGCACCATGCGGTTGCAATCCTCGAGTCGCGTCAGATCGGCGGAGAGATTCTCGAATCCGGACCCGTCGGGCGGCAGGTCGCCGAGCTGAAAAAGCTCAACTAGGGCGGAGAGGGAGCCGATACGGTTATTGAGCGCGTGGTGCAGGCCCTGAAGGGCCTGGTCCACGAGATCGAGCCATTCCTGCACGCCATCGATCTCCGGACCCTCGTTTGAAGGGGTCGCGGGGGCTCCGTCCTGTATCACGCTCTACGTCTCTCTATAGGTACGGGAACACACGCCCGATACTGATCTTGAGATCGCACGCCTTGAACCTTCTGCACCTCGTGCACCGCCAACCGCCCATCGCCCAGCGAGCAGCCCGTGTTCGTCATCGTCGGACTCGTCATCGTATTCGGAAGCATTTTGATGGGCTTCACGATGCATCACGGTCATGTCATCGTGCTGCTTCAGTGGTCCGAATTCATCATCATTGGTGGTGCGGCGTTCGGCGCGTTC from Gemmatimonadaceae bacterium includes these protein-coding regions:
- a CDS encoding rod-binding protein gives rise to the protein MTIVSPSIAAAAKSPASDEMRLRKTALQLEGLFVQRLFAAMRDTVPEGGMIQKNAGEETFTSLLDEKMAEQVPSQWDGEHSLAHALYNQLRARLGSAEAASDSDVQAASSALHASPASASVPDRKIASP
- a CDS encoding flagellar basal body L-ring protein FlgH, with the translated sequence MNSLSGIPSAGAKRRSEEPSHANMKYLIALLFIVLGAPVLMAQSKDQPAATTRHIASWTADKREYRVGDVITVLLSEATIASATKSQSGSDQQTRKNDLGLAPPKIGTTALPSIDAAMNMDKNASSKQDGGASRAVNFKGDISVRVIAVDKSGQIQVKGAKMVDVDKNKQSLNFTGWIRPEDVSPDNVVSSQRVADATLTYQLSGDIGKTRGGLVGRILNVFWP
- the flgG gene encoding flagellar basal-body rod protein FlgG — translated: MNPALNTAATGMAAQQTRTEVIANNLANVNTTGFKRSRAQFEDLLYQTMQGPQVLGSSESNTSPSIQVGRGTRLTGVTRLDSQGALEQTGRSLDVAIDGAGFFPVQLPSGATAYTRDGSFQISDQGVLVTSDGYQVGSGIKIPSDVTDVTISATGVVSGSKGTGTDSTELGRIELARFANPTGLEAMGQNLYSATPASGEATVGYPQDDGMGRLVQGQLEGSNVEIVQEMVDMISAQRAYELNSKAVKAADEMSQTATEMVR
- a CDS encoding FliA/WhiG family RNA polymerase sigma factor; the encoded protein is MDPRATWKAFAGGDLAARDALLTENLSLVHHVARQLERKLSNELDHDELVSAGTLGLMSAMSSFDPDRGLAFSTFAVPRIRGAILDELRRQDHVPRSVRRKTRDIQAARSSLAAKLCRLPDDNEVAEALGVDVQTLWKWESDVEGAIRVPIDRQTNDRGESHSSPLDLLHTDPSDAVDEQLGREQEVAMLRDAIMKLKEQERTVLALYYFEELKLHEIAEILGLTESRVSQIRSKALSRLRETIGVALAS
- a CDS encoding carbon storage regulator, with protein sequence MLILGRKVGDVILIGDGIRVVVLACDRGGVRLGIEAPNDVTILRGEIVNDVATENQRAGKTAASGGQDWLQVIGGPPPDAPSASEDEAPRRRAGE
- a CDS encoding flagellar basal body P-ring protein FlgI encodes the protein MTVGFLGAMLLVPALRLGAQDMIRVRDLTIEDKAIPVRLMGYGLVIGLDGTGDRASGGKQGGMTVNSIVNLLRRFGVTLPVEALKTKNVAAVLVTAEVSPYLRPGGRFEIHVSSLGDARSLRGGVLWMTPLLSDVGADPVATAQGAMLMADIGTKGSSAIENSGRIPEGGLLEVEMPRPQFTQSSSLLLRDPDVTMATRIATAINKEMGDGTATVDDPGSISLKFKDSKDDHATLLARVQDMRVQGRRTSMLIIDSRDGTIIAGGELTVGEATVSHGGVTITIGQNDTTAAPPGNLRMAAGTPVTRVAAALHAVAAPPSEIAAIFESLRAIGAIAAEVVVR
- the flgN gene encoding flagellar export chaperone FlgN, which gives rise to MTPETTTEESNLPVQRTVLSPVDSLTDALQTERRLLDELIAVMRRQRDAVGADDLQSVDDSVFATHRVLVTLSEARRRRRNLNTLIGQREDLGIHSLDEVLGPRMTAALRAARDDLHNAARSLSREVAINRRILRQALACGDEYARTLAGVAGPAGSPTYSVQPPAAPPRAQQTTTLLDRRI
- the flgA gene encoding flagellar basal body P-ring formation chaperone FlgA, whose translation is MVRRMFHPVVLVALATLALLWARLAEAQVPPTQRVPVATHALARGAVLGAGDFEMRDTTVRFGVDTNHIVVGWVTRRSIAAGEVLRVPAVEAPTVINANSPVECEWVDGNVKLTVQGIAARNAAMGERVPVRTESGKRIEGTVVAPGRVRID
- the flgK gene encoding flagellar hook-associated protein FlgK; its protein translation is MSIGSILNMARTGMNAQQTAIQIASQNISNADSTGYSRQRVEMATSLPTIFPYGTIGTGVYIKTVSRARDSLLDITYRSDASAQSQAETTSTGLDGIQSILNEPSDNGLSSALDSFYSSWNDLATDPTNGSAKEVVRQNGINVATTMNNMAARLDTLASQTRDGMTTDVAQVNSLSQQIANYNNEIVAAESNGNAANDLRDARDNLVDQMSTLVGGQVVEHASGSVAIYVNGRSLVDGPTVNQLQVGTGTVPTITFANAPTLPMTGLGGSLGARVDLVTNRIPATMNQLDSMAKGLVQTVNSIHSSGQVFTGNPPVGAPAGNFFEMAAVPPAGGDPALTARGISIASTLTDGSLVAASGGTATGPGNNDVAAQISALRDTPVSFTDANGNPLGSVSVQTFFQQIVGDVATSAKQAQDDSTVQQTLASNAQAQRQSVSGVVTDEELISVIQHQHAYQAAARLVSVVDDMTQTLVDLGR
- the flgF gene encoding flagellar basal-body rod protein FlgF — protein: MPPLNGMESAASALRYWERKQDVVANNLANVSTTGFKSQRVFAQLMNGVDPVANATSDLSTGMLQQTSNTMDVAIDGSGFFVVSTPNGERYTRGGSFRLDDKHQLVDNDGRPLLGEKGMPLKLLDGPVTISRTGEVTQNGQIVDRLRMEDAPKGTQLQREGESLWVPPATKAPMKPEARNVKQGYLEQSNVNSMTALVDMVAVQRAYASVQKAVTQMDSADETLTTQIARPL
- a CDS encoding P-loop NTPase is translated as MIAPTHDPRVPQPAPAPTPLLVASGKGGVGTSVVAALHALAAAERGDRVLLIDANEGGGSLHHLFGARPTHSLWMLCDPRAVPEDLPIAIDHNLTLVAGGTSGAAVAPATDAERRDALKRLAELYAQYDVVVIDGGSRLDTISAISEVSNASLLLVTSADRLALAANYALVKSVTAKRNDAPIALIANRHGEGLAQEACDFLVGACSHFLARSIDVVSGIPDDPCLQAAIGAGMTIRDALDGSPAADAVRVTVQRLLPSQRAASQTLAMSAASTVAPPPPPPLPLPTPLSRRWS